One stretch of Candidatus Nitrosotenuis cloacae DNA includes these proteins:
- a CDS encoding tRNA (N(6)-L-threonylcarbamoyladenosine(37)-C(2))-methylthiotransferase has product MAKIWVESYGCSASFADAEMISGLIVNGGHTLASSSKDSDLNLIVTCSVKDATANKMVNRIKRLKSKPLVVAGCLAKAEPKSVQKFSPNASLMGPNSIGKTLQIIDHTLSGRKKIELEDSDITKTGLPKVRLNPIVGIVEIASGCMSDCTFCQTKLARGDLQSYRLGDIVRQVEHEVNDGCKEIWLTSTDNGCYGLDIGTTLPELVNKVSEIPKEFMIRVGMMNPMYMPKIKNDLVESFENDKVFKFLHVPVQSGSNDILHEMKRGHTAETFRDVVKRFKDRFGRFTISTDIIVGFPGETEQDFADTVQLIKDTKPDVVNLSRYSQRPGTKAAEMVQLDVAKIKDRSKELFNLINQITLQNNQQWVGWSGEVLFDEQTDDMVRGRNFAYKPVFVDDMVQVGDKAKVKITRATNHGLYGLIAS; this is encoded by the coding sequence ATGGCAAAAATCTGGGTCGAGTCATATGGTTGCTCTGCAAGCTTTGCGGACGCCGAAATGATTTCTGGATTAATCGTAAATGGTGGCCACACCTTGGCAAGCAGCTCCAAAGACTCTGATCTGAATTTGATAGTTACCTGTTCTGTCAAGGACGCAACCGCAAACAAGATGGTAAACAGAATAAAACGCCTAAAGAGCAAACCACTAGTAGTTGCTGGATGCTTAGCAAAGGCAGAGCCAAAATCCGTTCAAAAATTTTCTCCAAACGCAAGCCTGATGGGTCCAAACTCTATTGGTAAGACCCTGCAGATAATCGATCACACATTATCTGGTAGAAAAAAAATAGAACTGGAAGACTCAGATATCACCAAGACAGGCCTGCCAAAGGTTCGACTAAATCCCATAGTAGGAATTGTAGAGATTGCGTCTGGCTGCATGAGTGATTGTACGTTTTGCCAGACAAAGCTTGCGCGAGGGGATCTGCAATCATATCGACTGGGCGACATTGTGCGCCAGGTGGAGCACGAGGTAAATGATGGGTGCAAGGAAATATGGCTCACATCAACCGATAATGGATGCTATGGATTAGACATTGGCACTACCTTACCAGAACTAGTAAACAAGGTTTCAGAGATTCCTAAAGAGTTCATGATTAGAGTCGGCATGATGAACCCAATGTACATGCCAAAAATAAAAAACGACTTGGTGGAATCATTTGAGAATGATAAAGTCTTCAAGTTTTTGCACGTACCAGTACAATCAGGCAGCAATGACATCCTACATGAGATGAAGCGTGGCCATACAGCAGAGACATTCCGAGATGTTGTGAAAAGATTCAAGGACAGATTTGGCAGATTCACCATATCCACGGATATTATAGTCGGATTCCCAGGCGAGACAGAGCAGGACTTTGCAGATACAGTACAACTAATCAAGGACACAAAACCAGATGTGGTTAATCTGTCCAGATATAGTCAGAGGCCTGGAACAAAAGCAGCCGAGATGGTACAGTTAGATGTTGCCAAAATCAAGGACCGCAGCAAAGAACTATTCAATCTCATAAACCAGATCACCCTGCAAAACAACCAGCAATGGGTTGGCTGGTCTGGCGAGGTATTATTTGATGAGCAGACAGACGACATGGTACGTGGCAGAAACTTTGCCTACAAGCCAGTCTTTGTGGACGATATGGTCCAAGTCGGTGATAAGGCCAAAGTCAAGATAACCAGGGCTACAAACCACGGACTGTACGGTCTGATCGCTAGCTAA